In Brachypodium distachyon strain Bd21 chromosome 5, Brachypodium_distachyon_v3.0, whole genome shotgun sequence, the genomic window ttgcatctcctcttgCATGGCAGATAACCACTTCACATGATCGCCGGAAACAACTGCTTCATTATATGTGGCCGgttcactatcatgctccacctgttctgcacaactcaaagcataataaacaagatcacactcttcaattaaacgtgggCGAGGACCTTTATTTCTCTTTGGACGGTCAGCTGCAATAGATCGTGTgggttgctgcaaaacaggtggtgagggtggaacaatatcatcattatCACTATTCCCATCATCATTGCCATGATCAACCTGAGCATCATcgttgtcaacaatttcatcaacgtgctccacctgcactttaagtctctcctcttcaatgcGAGAGGCATAAGTGGACAAatgtatcatgatacataactTTTTCATTAAAGACAACATTCCTGCTCAGTAAAATCTTTTTAGTTTCAGGATTCCACAACCTGAAAACTTTAACTCCAGaaccatagccaagaaaaatgcacttaacAGCTCTAAGCTCTAGCTTTCCATTATCAACGTGAGCATGAGCGGTGCAACCAAAAACTCTCAACTGTGAATAATCAACAGGTTTACCAGACCATATCTCAATGGgagttttcttgtcaagtggAATAGAAGGTGACCTGTTCATGAGATAGCATGCGGTGGAAGCTGCCTCAGCCCAAAAACGCATGCCCAAACATGCATTGGACAGCATGCAACGGGCTCTTGATACGATGGTTCTATTCATGCGTTCAGCCACGCGTCGATATGCCAGTGCGAGAGTTGGTTAGTTGGAAGAATCTTGAACTCATCTTGAGTTTGAAACTTAGCTTATTTgtctttttctgtttcttctgGTTTGTAACAACTCCCACGTGCAGGCCCACGTGTCGATGaaagtggaggaagaagagtgaCCAGGCTAACGAGTTCAATGCATCAAGTTGAGAGTGTTTGTTAATCTCGTGATACAGTCTATGTAGTAGCGTGTAAACCCTAGCTCTGTTCATGGACACCAGAGATCACGCATCACGTACGTTTGACGTCGTATGTGCTCGTAAAAGACGGATTATCCTACAATGGTAGGTGAATCGAGCTCAAGGTATCAGTGGTGACTTCGTTCATACCGGGATCCAACGACCACAACTTTGACAGTTGTTGTGTGAGTGTGGTGGTGTGTGTCCGCGTTGTAATCAGTATTTCCTCAAAAAGTAGTCAAATGAAACCCCAATTCGACAAGCCTTGTAGCCACCCGTAGGCCCAATGCGGCGGTGCGTGCCTAAGACCTTGGCTCAGAGGCTTCGAAACAACATAAAATTATAAACCAAGCAGAAGCCTGTGACTTTTAGCAAATTTTTGGCACATACTGTGGCTAATACAAACAACAAGAAGTTTCCAATCTTTTGGTTATGCCCTTACTTGATCACACCAACACTTTGGTAACAGACCCTTAGATTGGTGCGAGGCGCCGAGGTTCGTGTGCCATGTTGAACAGGGGTGGTCGTCATGGCAATTGGTGATGACGCAAATCGTACGAGTCACAAGAAAGTACTAAGTACTAAGTATATCATAGCAAGATACTACATCATTTCCATTTATAGGACAAAAAATACTAGACGATTCATTTACATCATTTGCTCCGTCCCAAAACAAGTGAATTAAATTTGcgtagattcttatacaaatccgtatcacttatttcgggatggagggagtacatcgtCTTCATTTATGTGCCACGTTGGACAAGAGTATGATCCTAGGCGCTTCATTTAATAGGACAAAAATTacatcattttctttctttcttggtcCACCACCGGTCGCAAGCTGGTGCAGAAATCTTTATTAATTGTTGCTGGATCCAAGATATAGTCAAAGATTTCAGTgaagttttgttttttcatgttCAGACCTCTAAAACACTGAACCTCTCTCCAAAAACGATAGTCAAAAACTACGAAGGGGATGGGCTCTAGTCTTCtaatttgttgtttggttCACTGTGAAGGAGGCGCCGAGGTTCACTGTAAATCTTAACCTTTCCAATGCCCCACGCCAGTGTCAACTTAAAAGACAACTGCCTACAATTCCATGAACAAGCTTGTAGTACAACGCAAACTCAACCCAACCAGCCAAAAGTTTAATTAAGATACGCCTGTCTTAAGTTCAGATTTAAGAAGATTCATTTGTTTTGCAAGCGTTCTTCAAGCAAGAAAATCCTATGCGACCCTACCTGGAACTCCCCGCTGTGAAATCTCAGTGCAGCTGACTTCTTGAATCACCTTGTCATGTATGCAATGAAATCCTCCAGTTCCTTGCGTGACGACCCGCCTTCAGACCGGACGGCCTCCCCGAGCGCCTTTGCGCGCTGCCTCACCGCGAGCCCTTCCTCGGCGACCATCATAGTTTCAATCACCTCTTGTATGGCGGCCACCGGTATCACCTCGTTGTGTTTCTCCCACGGCCTCACTAGCAGGCCGGCCTTGAGGTACCCGCACACCAGCTCCGCGTCCCACGGCTGGTCAGAGTGCATGGGCCACGCCAGGATCGGCTTCCCATGGCTCATGCTCTCCATGGTGGAGTTCCAGCCGCAGTGGCTCATGAACGCCGCCGTGGCGCCGTGCGCCAGGATCTCCAGCTGCGGCGCCCACCCGGTGATCACCAGACCCGTGCCTTCGGTTCGCCTGGTGAACTCGGACAGCAGCTTGGCGTGCCGGTCGTCGCGGTCGTCCGTGTAAATGTTGCCGCGGTCGGCGTCACGCAGCACCCAGATGAACCGCTGCTTGCTGCcgtgcagcgccgccgcgagctccgcgacCTGCTCCTCGCGGAGCGACGACGTGGAGCCGAACGACACGTAGAGCACCGACGCCGCAGGCTGCTTGTCGAGCCAGTCCAGGCActcgtgccgctgccgctgctccttCCCCTGCTTCTCCCCCGCTGTCGCGTGCGCGTCGAGCAGAGGGTTCAACGGCccgacggcgaagatcttcttgccgccggccgccagactctcggcggcggcgtcgatgaACTCGCCCTCGAGCGCGCGGCACGTGTTGCAGACGATGCCGACGCAGGACGCCATCGACTCCGCCACGCGCGCGCGTTTCATGATGTACTCCATGACCTCCCCCGGCACGCAGGCGTCGAATGGGTGGTAGTTCAGGCCGTTGTCGCGCAGGAGCCGGTGCCCGGCGTCGATCCGCCCCACGATGGACGACACGGCGGTGCAGTGCAGCCCGACGGCCTCCCCGTTGGGGAGCCCCgcggcctcctcggccgcgAAGGTGTTCATGAGGTCGtgcacgacgacgacgcggcggcgggaggccgagaGCTCGCGGAGCACGGCGGCCA contains:
- the LOC100841393 gene encoding putative cis-zeatin O-glucosyltransferase, which translates into the protein MAGMNAAESSVAVVAVPFPAQGHLNQLLHLSLQLASRGGLDVHYAAPTPHVRQARARVHGWGEDALLSIRFHDLGISSYVSPPPDPTAGSPFPSHLMPLFEAFTADARAPLAAVLRELSASRRRVVVVHDLMNTFAAEEAAGLPNGEAVGLHCTAVSSIVGRIDAGHRLLRDNGLNYHPFDACVPGEVMEYIMKRARVAESMASCVGIVCNTCRALEGEFIDAAAESLAAGGKKIFAVGPLNPLLDAHATAGEKQGKEQRQRHECLDWLDKQPAASVLYVSFGSTSSLREEQVAELAAALHGSKQRFIWVLRDADRGNIYTDDRDDRHAKLLSEFTRRTEGTGLVITGWAPQLEILAHGATAAFMSHCGWNSTMESMSHGKPILAWPMHSDQPWDAELVCGYLKAGLLVRPWEKHNEVIPVAAIQEVIETMMVAEEGLAVRQRAKALGEAVRSEGGSSRKELEDFIAYMTR